Proteins encoded together in one Coffea arabica cultivar ET-39 chromosome 2c, Coffea Arabica ET-39 HiFi, whole genome shotgun sequence window:
- the LOC113727362 gene encoding mediator of RNA polymerase II transcription subunit 15a-like isoform X5, producing MDKNSWRAPQGQMAQGPPQGGQVGGSGEVSAVPNPAPPATIDSGDWRTQLQADSRQRIVNKICAHMCRMETLKRHLPFSGQEGLQELKKIAVRFEEKIYTAATSQSDYLRKISLKMLTMETKSQNPMANPLQANAANASKNPPDQAVHGMQSQIQNQPLPMPVVSSQSQSRQQLLPQNMQTNMTSTGVQNSAILASTLPTAGNLQQAPMPNIGQNSNLQNMQSVPSVSQNPVGSSMGQVMPSNVFTNSQRQMQAGQQQVVPLQQHQQTQNPQHYLYQQQLQHQYMKQKLQQGGGMAQPLMQSHIQQQQQQNLLQPTQIQTSQQVVMQPSVMQSAPLSGLQQNQQSSMQQVTQPVIQQQSQAVLRQQQQQQQQQQQQQQQQSQQASMLHQQQTSMAQQPLLPAAQQPHQQQQQLIGQQPGATNIQHNQLIGQQNSMPDMQQQQQRLIGQQNNMQQQQQQQLIGQQNSLSSMHQQQLAPQSSVSGLHQQSMLGTQPGNSALPTSQHSVVMLQQSKVAVQQQMQQNATALLPSQNQQPQQPQQQMVSQIQAQPGGLQHMQQQSNALQRDMQQNIQPTGSLLQQQNVVEQQKQLFQPQRAHPEASSTSLDSTAQTGNASGGDWQEEVYQKIKSMKDMYFLELNDMYMKIAGKLQQHDSLPQQPRNEQLEKLKFFKLMLERLIGFLRCTKNDIQISHKEKLASIEKQIINILTTNRPRRPVSLQQVQLAQQQMSNMQHSQPQTQIPQIQPQENQMNQQMQPMNVQSSITPMQPSSLTSLQQNTLSSVPSVSNLQQNMMSTLQPASTLDPGQSNTHPLQQVAISSLQQNTASGPQTMNINSLSSQSGMTALQSNLNNALQPNSTMIQNQQLKKQEQQMLQTQQLKQQLHPRQMQQQLLQRQQLMQQQQQQQQQQQQQHQQMKPQQQPSQLPGHQMSPLHQVTDSSDLKVRPQISVKSSVFQQFHTNSQRAAYHHQQLKSGSPFPISSPQVLQAASPQVPPHGSPQIDQQSMLTSIAKTGTPLQTANSPFVVPSPSTPLAPSPMPAAQSLAIGTPGISASPLLAEFTSLDGAHVSTSTAMPCKPHTVEKPHERLIKAVKSISNKALVASIDDISSVVSMVDRIAGSAPGNGSRAAVGEDLVAMTKCRLQARNFFTQDGPTGTKKMRRSTSAMPSNVVSPVGSVNDSMRQLNGSDAFELESTATSSIKRARNEANHALVEEIHEINRRLIDTVVDISDEDVDPTAVAAAADGGEGTIVKCSFSAVALSPNLKSQYASARTSPIQPLRLLIPTNYPDSSPILLDKYPVEVSKEYEDLSIKARSKFSISLRSLSQPMSLLEMARTWDICARAVISEFAQQSGGGTFSSKYGTWENCVSAVL from the exons ATGGATAAAAACAGTTGGAGGGCGCCTCAAGGCCAGATGGCTCAGGGTCCTCCTCAAGGTGGTCAAGTAGGCGGCAGTGGAGAAGTATCGGCTGTCCCAAATCCAGCTCCGCCCGCTACTATTGACAGCGGCGATTGGAGGACTCAACTCCAAGCTGATTCTCGTCAAAGAATCGTAAATAAGAT ATGTGCTCACATGTGCAGAATGGAGACTTTGAAGAGGCACCTGCCATTCTCTGGACAAGAGGGGCTGCAAGAACTTAAGAAAATTGCTGTGAGGTTTGAGGAAAAGATTTATACTGCAGCAACTAGCCAG TCAGATTATCTGAGAAAGATATCTTTGAAGATGCTGACAATGGAAACTAAGTCCCAAAATCCCATGGCTAATCCACTACAAGCTAATGCTGCCAATGCAAGCAAAAATCCTCCAGACCAAG CTGTCCATGGCATGCAATCCCAAATTCAGAACCAGCCACTTCCCATGCCAGTGGTGAGCAGCCAATCACAATCCCGACAACAGCTGTTACCACAAAACATGCAGACTAATATGACATCAACGGGAGTCCAGAATTCTGCTATTTTGGCTTCTACACTTCCAACTGCTGGTAATTTGCAGCAGGCTCCCATGCCTAATATTGGTCAGAACTCCAATTTGCAGAACATGCAGAGTGTTCCCAGTGTTTCTCAGAACCCAGTAGGGAGTTCCATGGGACAGGTGATGCCTTCAAATGTTTTCACTAATTCTCAAAGACAGATGCAGGCTGGACAACAACAGGTTGTTCCCTTGCAGCAACACCAGCAGACACAGAATCCACAGCATTATCTTTATCAACAACAGCTGCAGCATCAGTACATGAAACAAAAGTTACAACAAGGAGGAGGAATGGCACAGCCCCTTATGCAATCTCATatccagcagcagcagcagcaaaatCTTTTGCAACCAACTCAAATTCAAACCTCCCAGCAAGTTGTTATGCAGCCATCTGTAATGCAGTCAGCTCCTCTATCTGGCCTCCAGCAGAATCAACAGTCTTCTATGCAACAAGTGACTCAACCAGTAATTCAGCAGCAGTCTCAAGCAGTTTTGAGGCAGCAgcaacagcagcagcaacagcagcagcaacaacagCAGCAACAGTCGCAACAGGCTTCCATGTTGCATCAGCAGCAAACCTCCATGGCTCAACAGCCATTACTGCCTGCAGCACAGCAGCCACATCAACAACAGCAGCAGCTGATTGGGCAGCAGCCTGGTGCTACAAATATTCAACACAACCAGCTCATTGGCCAACAGAATAGCATGCCTGATATGCAGCAACAGCAACAAAGGCTGATAGGCCAGCAGAACAAtatgcagcagcagcagcagcagcagctaaTTGGTCAACAGAACAGCCTTTCGAGTATGCATCAACAACAATTGGCCCCTCAAAGTAGCGTTTCTGGGCTCCATCAGCAGTCAATGCTAGGGACTCAACCTGGTAACTCTGCCCTGCCAACAAGTCAGCATTCTGTCGTCATGTTACAGCAATCTAAGGTTGCGGTACAGCAACAAATGCAGCAGAATGCAACAGCATTGCTACCAAGCCAAAATCAACAGCCACAGCAACCGCAGCAACAGATGGTATCACAGATTCAAGCACAACCAGGGGGCCTACAACATATGCAGCAGCAGTCAAATGCGTTGCAAAGAGATATGCAGCAAAATATTCAACCTACAGGTTCTTTGCTTCAACAGCAGAATGTTGTAGAACAGCAGAAGCAGTTATTTCAGCCACAAAGAGCCCATCCTGAGGCATCATCAA CTTCGTTAGATTCAACAGCTCAGACGGGGAATGCAAGTGGTGGAGATTGGCAGGAGGAGGTTTATCAAAAG attaaatccatgaaggacaTGTATTTCCTGGAATTAAATGACATGTAcatgaaaattgctggaaagCTGCAACAG CATGATTCTCTTCCTCAACAACCAAGAAATGAGCAGCTTGAAAAGCTCAAATTCTTTAAGCTCATGCTGGAACGCCTAATAGGATTCTTGCGATGTACCAAGAATGACATTCAGATCAGTCACAAGGAGAAGTTGGCTTCCATTGAAAAACAGATAATCAATATTCTTACTACAAATCGGCCCCGGAGGCCCGTTTCTTTGCAACAAGTGCAACTTGCCCAACAGCAAATGTCCAACATGCAGCACTCTCAGCCTCAGACTCAAATTCCTCAAATACAGCCCCAGGAAAATCAAATGAACCAACAGATGCAGCCAATGAATGTACAGAGTTCCATAACACCAATGCAGCCAAGTAGCTTGACCAGCCTGCAGCAGAACACATTGTCCTCTGTGCCATCAGTTTCGAATTTGCAACAGAATATGATGAGTACCCTACAGCCTGCTTCGACTTTGGACCCAGGACAAAGTAATACTCACCCGTTGCAGCAGGTAGCTATAAGCTCTTTACAGCAGAATACTGCCAGTGGTCCTCAAACAATGAACATAAATTCTTTATCATCGCAAAGTGGCATGACTGCGCtgcaatcaaacctcaataatGCTCTACAGCCTAATTCGACTATGATTCAGAACCAGCAGCTTAAAAAACAGGAGCAGCAAATGTTGCAAACCCAGCAATTGAAACAACAATTGCATCCCCGTCAGATGCAGCAGCAGCTTTTGCAAAGACAACAGCTAATGCAACAACAACAGCAGCAACAacaacagcagcagcaacagCACCAACAAATGAAGCCACAGCAGCAGCCTTCACAGCTGCCCGGACACCAAATGTCACCACTACATCAGGTAACTGATTCAAGTGACTTGAAGGTGAGACCGCAGATAAGTGTTAAATCAAGTGTTTTCCAGCAATTCCATACCAACAGCCAGCGAGCAGCGTATCATCACCAACAGTTGAAGTCGGGAAGCCCATTTCCTATTTCTTCACCGCAAGTCCTTCAGGCAGCATCGCCTCAGGTTCCCCCGCATGGTTCGCCTCAAATTGATCAGCAGAGTATGCTGACATCTATAGCAAAGACTGGAACTCCATTGCAGACTGCAAATTCACCCTTTGTGGTCCCATCTCCTTCGACTCCCTTGGCTCCGTCACCTATGCCTG CAGCCCAATCACTAGCAATTGGCACTCCTGGGATATCAGCTTCGCCATTGCTTGCAGAATTTACGAGTTTGGATGGAGCTCATGTCAGCACATCAACTGCAATGCCATGCAAGCCACATACTGTCGAGAAGCCGCATGAACGGTTGATTAAAGCG gtaaaatcaatttcaaataaagCATTGGTTGCCTCCATTGATGATATAAGCTCAGTTGTCAGTATGGTTGATAGGATAGCTGGATCTGCACCAGGCAATGGATCAAGAGCTGCTGTTGGTGAGGATTTGGTCGCAATGACAAAATGTCGCTTGCAAGCAAGAAACTTTTTCACACAAGATGGACCTACTGGAACAAAGAAAATGAGGCGCTCTACGAGTGCAATGCCTTCCAATGTTGTTTCACCTGTTGGTAGTGTGAATGACAGTATGAGGCAGTTAAACGGTTCTGATGCCTTTGAATTGGAATCCACAGCTACATCAAGTATCAAAAGGGCAAGGAATGAG GCCAACCATGCCCTTGTGGAAGAGATACATGAGATAAATCGACGCCTCATAGATACTGTGGTTGATATCAGCGATGAAGATGTTGATCCAACTGCAGTAGCTGCTGCAGCTGATGGTGGTGAAGGGACCATTGTCAAGTGCTCTTTCAGTGCTGTAGCTCTTAGCCCAAACCTGAAATCACAGTATGCTTCAGCACGGACG TCTCCAATTCAGCCTCTGCGATTGCTCATTCCAACTAATTATCCTGATTCCTCTCCTATACTCTTGGACAAGTATCCTGTTGAAGTTAG TAAAGAGTATGAAGATCTTTCTATTAAAGCCAGGTCCAAGTTCAGTATATCACTGAGAAGTCTTTCACAGCCTATGTCACTTTTGGAGATGGCAAGGACGTGGGACATTTGTGCTCGTGCAGTTATTTCAGAATTTGCACAACAAAGTGGTGGAGGAACTTTCAGCTCAAAATATGGGACTTGGGAGAACTGTGTGAGTGCAGTTTTGTGA
- the LOC113727362 gene encoding mediator of RNA polymerase II transcription subunit 15a-like isoform X7: MDKNSWRAPQGQMAQGPPQGGQVGGSGEVSAVPNPAPPATIDSGDWRTQLQADSRQRIVNKICAHMCRMETLKRHLPFSGQEGLQELKKIAVRFEEKIYTAATSQSDYLRKISLKMLTMETKSQNPMANPLQANAANASKNPPDQAVHGMQSQIQNQPLPMPVVSSQSQSRQQLLPQNMQTNMTSTGVQNSAILASTLPTAGNLQQAPMPNIGQNSNLQNMQSVPSVSQNPVGSSMGQVMPSNVFTNSQRQMQAGQQQVVPLQQHQQTQNPQHYLYQQQLQHQYMKQKLQQGGGMAQPLMQSHIQQQQQQNLLQPTQIQTSQQVVMQPSVMQSAPLSGLQQNQQSSMQQVTQPVIQQQSQAVLRQQQQQQQQQQQQQQQQSQQASMLHQQQTSMAQQPLLPAAQQPHQQQQQLIGQQPGATNIQHNQLIGQQNSMPDMQQQQQRLIGQQNNMQQQQQQQLIGQQNSLSSMHQQQLAPQSSVSGLHQQSMLGTQPGNSALPTSQHSVVMLQQSKVAVQQQMQQNATALLPSQNQQPQQPQQQMVSQIQAQPGGLQHMQQQSNALQRDMQQNIQPTGSLLQQQNVVEQQKQLFQPQRAHPEASSTSLDSTAQTGNASGGDWQEEVYQKIKSMKDMYFLELNDMYMKIAGKLQQHDSLPQQPRNEQLEKLKFFKLMLERLIGFLRCTKNDIQISHKEKLASIEKQIINILTTNRPRRPVSLQQVQLAQQQMSNMQHSQPQTQIPQIQPQENQMNQQMQPMNVQSSITPMQPSSLTSLQQNTLSSVPSVSNLQQNMMSTLQPASTLDPGQSNTHPLQQVAISSLQQNTASGPQTMNINSLSSQSGMTALQSNLNNALQPNSTMIQNQQLKKQEQQMLQTQQLKQQLHPRQMQQQLLQRQQLMQQQQQQQQQQQQQHQQMKPQQQPSQLPGHQMSPLHQQFHTNSQRAAYHHQQLKSGSPFPISSPQVLQAASPQVPPHGSPQIDQQSMLTSIAKTGTPLQTANSPFVVPSPSTPLAPSPMPAAQSLAIGTPGISASPLLAEFTSLDGAHVSTSTAMPCKPHTVEKPHERLIKAVKSISNKALVASIDDISSVVSMVDRIAGSAPGNGSRAAVGEDLVAMTKCRLQARNFFTQDGPTGTKKMRRSTSAMPSNVVSPVGSVNDSMRQLNGSDAFELESTATSSIKRARNEANHALVEEIHEINRRLIDTVVDISDEDVDPTAVAAAADGGEGTIVKCSFSAVALSPNLKSQYASARTSPIQPLRLLIPTNYPDSSPILLDKYPVEVSKEYEDLSIKARSKFSISLRSLSQPMSLLEMARTWDICARAVISEFAQQSGGGTFSSKYGTWENCVSAVL, from the exons ATGGATAAAAACAGTTGGAGGGCGCCTCAAGGCCAGATGGCTCAGGGTCCTCCTCAAGGTGGTCAAGTAGGCGGCAGTGGAGAAGTATCGGCTGTCCCAAATCCAGCTCCGCCCGCTACTATTGACAGCGGCGATTGGAGGACTCAACTCCAAGCTGATTCTCGTCAAAGAATCGTAAATAAGAT ATGTGCTCACATGTGCAGAATGGAGACTTTGAAGAGGCACCTGCCATTCTCTGGACAAGAGGGGCTGCAAGAACTTAAGAAAATTGCTGTGAGGTTTGAGGAAAAGATTTATACTGCAGCAACTAGCCAG TCAGATTATCTGAGAAAGATATCTTTGAAGATGCTGACAATGGAAACTAAGTCCCAAAATCCCATGGCTAATCCACTACAAGCTAATGCTGCCAATGCAAGCAAAAATCCTCCAGACCAAG CTGTCCATGGCATGCAATCCCAAATTCAGAACCAGCCACTTCCCATGCCAGTGGTGAGCAGCCAATCACAATCCCGACAACAGCTGTTACCACAAAACATGCAGACTAATATGACATCAACGGGAGTCCAGAATTCTGCTATTTTGGCTTCTACACTTCCAACTGCTGGTAATTTGCAGCAGGCTCCCATGCCTAATATTGGTCAGAACTCCAATTTGCAGAACATGCAGAGTGTTCCCAGTGTTTCTCAGAACCCAGTAGGGAGTTCCATGGGACAGGTGATGCCTTCAAATGTTTTCACTAATTCTCAAAGACAGATGCAGGCTGGACAACAACAGGTTGTTCCCTTGCAGCAACACCAGCAGACACAGAATCCACAGCATTATCTTTATCAACAACAGCTGCAGCATCAGTACATGAAACAAAAGTTACAACAAGGAGGAGGAATGGCACAGCCCCTTATGCAATCTCATatccagcagcagcagcagcaaaatCTTTTGCAACCAACTCAAATTCAAACCTCCCAGCAAGTTGTTATGCAGCCATCTGTAATGCAGTCAGCTCCTCTATCTGGCCTCCAGCAGAATCAACAGTCTTCTATGCAACAAGTGACTCAACCAGTAATTCAGCAGCAGTCTCAAGCAGTTTTGAGGCAGCAgcaacagcagcagcaacagcagcagcaacaacagCAGCAACAGTCGCAACAGGCTTCCATGTTGCATCAGCAGCAAACCTCCATGGCTCAACAGCCATTACTGCCTGCAGCACAGCAGCCACATCAACAACAGCAGCAGCTGATTGGGCAGCAGCCTGGTGCTACAAATATTCAACACAACCAGCTCATTGGCCAACAGAATAGCATGCCTGATATGCAGCAACAGCAACAAAGGCTGATAGGCCAGCAGAACAAtatgcagcagcagcagcagcagcagctaaTTGGTCAACAGAACAGCCTTTCGAGTATGCATCAACAACAATTGGCCCCTCAAAGTAGCGTTTCTGGGCTCCATCAGCAGTCAATGCTAGGGACTCAACCTGGTAACTCTGCCCTGCCAACAAGTCAGCATTCTGTCGTCATGTTACAGCAATCTAAGGTTGCGGTACAGCAACAAATGCAGCAGAATGCAACAGCATTGCTACCAAGCCAAAATCAACAGCCACAGCAACCGCAGCAACAGATGGTATCACAGATTCAAGCACAACCAGGGGGCCTACAACATATGCAGCAGCAGTCAAATGCGTTGCAAAGAGATATGCAGCAAAATATTCAACCTACAGGTTCTTTGCTTCAACAGCAGAATGTTGTAGAACAGCAGAAGCAGTTATTTCAGCCACAAAGAGCCCATCCTGAGGCATCATCAA CTTCGTTAGATTCAACAGCTCAGACGGGGAATGCAAGTGGTGGAGATTGGCAGGAGGAGGTTTATCAAAAG attaaatccatgaaggacaTGTATTTCCTGGAATTAAATGACATGTAcatgaaaattgctggaaagCTGCAACAG CATGATTCTCTTCCTCAACAACCAAGAAATGAGCAGCTTGAAAAGCTCAAATTCTTTAAGCTCATGCTGGAACGCCTAATAGGATTCTTGCGATGTACCAAGAATGACATTCAGATCAGTCACAAGGAGAAGTTGGCTTCCATTGAAAAACAGATAATCAATATTCTTACTACAAATCGGCCCCGGAGGCCCGTTTCTTTGCAACAAGTGCAACTTGCCCAACAGCAAATGTCCAACATGCAGCACTCTCAGCCTCAGACTCAAATTCCTCAAATACAGCCCCAGGAAAATCAAATGAACCAACAGATGCAGCCAATGAATGTACAGAGTTCCATAACACCAATGCAGCCAAGTAGCTTGACCAGCCTGCAGCAGAACACATTGTCCTCTGTGCCATCAGTTTCGAATTTGCAACAGAATATGATGAGTACCCTACAGCCTGCTTCGACTTTGGACCCAGGACAAAGTAATACTCACCCGTTGCAGCAGGTAGCTATAAGCTCTTTACAGCAGAATACTGCCAGTGGTCCTCAAACAATGAACATAAATTCTTTATCATCGCAAAGTGGCATGACTGCGCtgcaatcaaacctcaataatGCTCTACAGCCTAATTCGACTATGATTCAGAACCAGCAGCTTAAAAAACAGGAGCAGCAAATGTTGCAAACCCAGCAATTGAAACAACAATTGCATCCCCGTCAGATGCAGCAGCAGCTTTTGCAAAGACAACAGCTAATGCAACAACAACAGCAGCAACAacaacagcagcagcaacagCACCAACAAATGAAGCCACAGCAGCAGCCTTCACAGCTGCCCGGACACCAAATGTCACCACTACATCAG CAATTCCATACCAACAGCCAGCGAGCAGCGTATCATCACCAACAGTTGAAGTCGGGAAGCCCATTTCCTATTTCTTCACCGCAAGTCCTTCAGGCAGCATCGCCTCAGGTTCCCCCGCATGGTTCGCCTCAAATTGATCAGCAGAGTATGCTGACATCTATAGCAAAGACTGGAACTCCATTGCAGACTGCAAATTCACCCTTTGTGGTCCCATCTCCTTCGACTCCCTTGGCTCCGTCACCTATGCCTG CAGCCCAATCACTAGCAATTGGCACTCCTGGGATATCAGCTTCGCCATTGCTTGCAGAATTTACGAGTTTGGATGGAGCTCATGTCAGCACATCAACTGCAATGCCATGCAAGCCACATACTGTCGAGAAGCCGCATGAACGGTTGATTAAAGCG gtaaaatcaatttcaaataaagCATTGGTTGCCTCCATTGATGATATAAGCTCAGTTGTCAGTATGGTTGATAGGATAGCTGGATCTGCACCAGGCAATGGATCAAGAGCTGCTGTTGGTGAGGATTTGGTCGCAATGACAAAATGTCGCTTGCAAGCAAGAAACTTTTTCACACAAGATGGACCTACTGGAACAAAGAAAATGAGGCGCTCTACGAGTGCAATGCCTTCCAATGTTGTTTCACCTGTTGGTAGTGTGAATGACAGTATGAGGCAGTTAAACGGTTCTGATGCCTTTGAATTGGAATCCACAGCTACATCAAGTATCAAAAGGGCAAGGAATGAG GCCAACCATGCCCTTGTGGAAGAGATACATGAGATAAATCGACGCCTCATAGATACTGTGGTTGATATCAGCGATGAAGATGTTGATCCAACTGCAGTAGCTGCTGCAGCTGATGGTGGTGAAGGGACCATTGTCAAGTGCTCTTTCAGTGCTGTAGCTCTTAGCCCAAACCTGAAATCACAGTATGCTTCAGCACGGACG TCTCCAATTCAGCCTCTGCGATTGCTCATTCCAACTAATTATCCTGATTCCTCTCCTATACTCTTGGACAAGTATCCTGTTGAAGTTAG TAAAGAGTATGAAGATCTTTCTATTAAAGCCAGGTCCAAGTTCAGTATATCACTGAGAAGTCTTTCACAGCCTATGTCACTTTTGGAGATGGCAAGGACGTGGGACATTTGTGCTCGTGCAGTTATTTCAGAATTTGCACAACAAAGTGGTGGAGGAACTTTCAGCTCAAAATATGGGACTTGGGAGAACTGTGTGAGTGCAGTTTTGTGA